DNA from Bradyrhizobium diazoefficiens USDA 110:
CTACGCCATCACGATCGGCGCAGTTGCGGTCGCCGTCGGCATCGCCGTGGCGCTGCCGGAAACGCGTCGCAGCCGCGCCGCCGGCAGCGGCTTTCGCGCCGACATCGGCACCCTGATCAGGAACCGTGCCTTCGTCGGCTACGTGATGTGCCAGGTGCTGGCCTCGCAGATCATCTTCACCTTCGCCGGCGGCGGCCCCTACATCGTGGTGACGCAGATGGGCCGCAGCAGCGCCGAATACGGCGCGTGGTTTGCTACGTCAGGCTTTGCGTATCTCGTCGGCAATCTGCTCTGCGTGCGCTTTGCGCCGCGCCATTCGCTGGAAAAGCTGATCTGGTTCGGGCTCGGCCTTCAGCTCGGCGGCAGCCTTTTGAACCTGTTCTGGAGTTTCGCCGGCTGGAATGAAGCGCCCGCCTGGCTGTTCGGCACGCAGATGATCGTGATGGCCGGCAATGCCTTCGTGATGGCGAATTCCGCCGCCGGTGCGATCAGCATCCGCCCCGAAGCGGCCGGCACCGCGTCCGGCGCGATGGGCTTCCTCCAGCAGGGCATCGGCGCGCTGATGTCGCAATTCGGCGCCTATCTCGGCGGCCAATCCTCAACGACACTGCCGCTGACCTCCGCCGTGCTCGCGATCTCGCTGCTCTGCGCCTGCATGATGATCTTCGTCGTCCCCCGCCGCGATGTCGTGGTGAGCGACGCGCTGATCGAACAGGCGGAGGAGGAAGAGAGCGGGATGATGTAGAGGGATTTTTCTCCGTCATTCCGGGGCGCCTCAAAGAGGCGAACCCGGAATCTCGAGATTCCGGGTTCGATGCTTCGCATCGGCCCGGAATGACGGAATCAAGATCACTCCCCGATCAGCTTCAGCCACTCGTCTTCGGTCAGCACCTTGACGCCGTGCTTGTTGGCCTCGGCGAGCTTCGAGCCGGCGCCCGGGCCGGCGACGACGAGATCGGTCTTCTTCGACACCGAGCCCGACACCTTGGCGCCGAGCCGCTCAGCGGTGGCCTTGGCTTCATCCCGCGTCATCTTCTCCAGCGAGCCCGTGAACACCACGGTCTTGCCGGCGACGGCCGAGTTGCTCTTCGGCTTCTCGGCGTCGACGATCTCGACCTCCTTGGTCAGGCGCTCGACGATGCCGCGGTTGTGGCTCTCGCCGAAATAATCGGCGATGCTCTTGATCACGGTGTCGCCGATCTGGTCGAGCGCATCCATGTCCGCCATCGCCTCCTCGTCGCCCTTGGCGACCTTGAGGCAGGCGTCGTGGAACGCCTCCCAGGAGCCGTAGCCGCGCGCCAGCGCCAGCGCGGTGGTCTCGCCGACATGGCGCATGCCGAGCGCATAGACGAAGCGCTCGAGCGCGATTCTGCGCCGGCTCTCGATGGCGGCGAAGAGGTTGCGCACGGAGGTGGCGCCGTAACCCTCGATCTCCTCGAGCTTGAGTTTCGCGTTGCGCTTCTCCAGCGTGAAGATGTCGGCGGGCTCTTTCACAAAACCTTCGTCGAAGAAATACTGGAGCTGCTTCTCGCCGAGGCCGTCGATGTCGAAGGCCCGCCGCGACACGAACAGCTTGAGGTGCTCGATCTTCTGATAGGGGCAGGCGAACTCACCGGTGCAGCGGGCGCGCGAGCCCTCTTCGCCCGCGGCCGTCTCCTCGCGCGTGACGTCGGTGTGCAGCGGG
Protein-coding regions in this window:
- a CDS encoding multidrug effflux MFS transporter, which produces MHGMISRPPEAAMKTIATSRVVLLLLVVMTGIAPISLYMLVPALPVLATNFGSDISIAQMTVSLFMVGIACSQLIMGPLSDKFGRRPVLLAGLALMVAASVACIFAQNLPQLIAARFFQALGGATGMVVSRAIIRDIYERQRVASMISLVVAALMIGQMLSPLTGGLIETAFGWRAIFYAITIGAVAVAVGIAVALPETRRSRAAGSGFRADIGTLIRNRAFVGYVMCQVLASQIIFTFAGGGPYIVVTQMGRSSAEYGAWFATSGFAYLVGNLLCVRFAPRHSLEKLIWFGLGLQLGGSLLNLFWSFAGWNEAPAWLFGTQMIVMAGNAFVMANSAAGAISIRPEAAGTASGAMGFLQQGIGALMSQFGAYLGGQSSTTLPLTSAVLAISLLCACMMIFVVPRRDVVVSDALIEQAEEEESGMM